In Streptomyces sp. NBC_01717, one DNA window encodes the following:
- a CDS encoding AAA family ATPase: protein MSPESPLIQSMRTAVATAPTDVPLRLHLAELLLGEGLSEAAVAEAAVALQHAPGDAGARALMMRAMGLPAPAAEKPEPTPAPEKPRAQEPAPEVPDAPAPPTGFDWAAAENEVADAVPPRFVTSGPTSTAPEAPLAADDGGAPGDATAWEVDTPGTVTLADVGGMEEIKERLEAAFLAPMRNPELGRLYGKSLRGGLLMYGPPGCGKTFIARAVAGELGASFMSVSINDVLDMWMGNSERNMHEVFETARRQAPCVLFLDEVDALGAKRSRMQHGGMRNTVNQLLTELDGVGGANEGVFVLAATNVPWDVDIALRRPGRLDRTLLVLPPDAPAREAILRYHLRDRPIESVDLGKLVKVTEDLSGADLAHLCESASERALLDSSRTGVVRMIDMKDLLGAAKEIRPSTDPWFASARNVAMFANEGGMYDELLAYLKRKRKL, encoded by the coding sequence ATGTCCCCCGAGTCGCCCCTGATCCAGAGCATGCGGACCGCCGTCGCCACGGCTCCCACCGACGTACCTCTGCGCCTGCATCTCGCCGAGCTGTTGCTCGGTGAGGGTCTGAGCGAGGCCGCGGTCGCCGAGGCCGCCGTGGCGTTGCAGCACGCGCCCGGGGACGCCGGGGCGCGGGCGCTCATGATGCGGGCGATGGGCCTGCCCGCACCGGCTGCCGAAAAGCCGGAGCCGACTCCGGCACCGGAGAAGCCCCGGGCGCAGGAGCCGGCACCGGAGGTGCCCGACGCACCCGCGCCGCCCACCGGCTTCGACTGGGCGGCCGCCGAGAACGAGGTCGCGGACGCCGTACCGCCGCGGTTCGTGACGTCCGGCCCCACCTCCACCGCCCCCGAAGCACCCCTCGCCGCGGACGACGGCGGCGCCCCGGGGGACGCCACGGCCTGGGAGGTCGACACCCCCGGTACCGTCACGCTCGCCGACGTCGGCGGCATGGAGGAGATCAAGGAGCGCCTCGAAGCCGCGTTCCTCGCTCCCATGCGCAATCCCGAACTGGGCAGGCTGTACGGGAAGAGCCTGCGCGGCGGGCTGTTGATGTACGGGCCGCCCGGCTGCGGGAAGACGTTCATCGCGCGGGCCGTCGCCGGTGAGCTCGGGGCGAGCTTCATGTCCGTGTCGATCAACGACGTGCTCGACATGTGGATGGGCAACTCCGAGCGCAACATGCACGAGGTCTTCGAGACCGCCCGCCGCCAGGCACCGTGCGTGCTGTTCCTCGACGAGGTCGACGCGCTGGGAGCCAAGCGCAGTCGTATGCAGCACGGCGGGATGCGCAACACCGTCAACCAGTTGCTCACCGAGCTGGACGGCGTCGGCGGGGCCAACGAGGGCGTGTTCGTGCTCGCCGCGACCAACGTCCCCTGGGACGTGGACATCGCGCTGCGGCGCCCCGGCCGGCTCGACCGCACCCTGCTCGTCCTGCCGCCGGACGCGCCCGCACGTGAGGCGATCCTCCGCTACCACCTGCGCGACCGGCCGATCGAATCCGTCGACCTGGGCAAGCTGGTCAAGGTCACCGAGGATCTGTCGGGCGCCGATCTGGCCCACCTCTGCGAATCCGCGTCGGAGCGGGCGCTCCTCGACTCGAGCCGTACCGGGGTGGTCCGGATGATCGACATGAAGGATCTGCTGGGTGCGGCGAAGGAGATCCGGCCGTCCACCGATCCCTGGTTCGCCTCGGCGCGCAATGTCGCGATGTTCGCCAACGAGGGCGGGATGTATGACGAGTTGCTCGCCTACCTGAAGAGGAAGCGCAAGCTGTGA
- a CDS encoding tetratricopeptide repeat protein, whose translation MTTAEHPLTEQAAALIGLDRLDEAKALLTKRLAEDPEDFRAWVRLARCHLREREFEDVVTTTGEALRIAPQDCDAWIVRMYGLRRTGRRDEALAAAQEAVRISPQSWQAVNALAEAVSAWQPRWPEVLELAQTAVRLAPEEPGAYEGLWKAALLNGAFDVRDHAIRETLRLDPTSAWALRELAEKQAAAPGTGPKRRAEVYASALAAAPDSNSLRMGLDRAVFQMLRGTRWLAVLSLVLAGAAIDLFPSDGDGPELPLPIGTRLYVLALIALVWAFGAWRRYRKLRAGVQLSVRSLLRRMFWARLVLVQAVVGTLCAVAVVAVPWTDRGVPQVVFWLGLGPTLLTIWFDRPRTR comes from the coding sequence GTGACCACTGCCGAACACCCCTTGACCGAGCAGGCGGCCGCCCTCATCGGCCTGGACCGGCTGGACGAGGCGAAGGCCCTGCTGACCAAGCGCCTCGCCGAGGACCCCGAGGACTTCCGGGCCTGGGTGCGGCTGGCGCGCTGTCATCTGCGCGAGCGGGAGTTCGAGGACGTCGTCACCACGACCGGCGAGGCACTGCGGATCGCCCCGCAGGACTGCGACGCGTGGATCGTGCGGATGTACGGGCTGCGCAGGACCGGTCGTCGCGACGAGGCGCTCGCGGCGGCCCAGGAGGCGGTGCGGATCAGCCCGCAGTCGTGGCAGGCGGTCAACGCACTCGCGGAAGCGGTCAGTGCCTGGCAGCCGCGCTGGCCCGAGGTGCTCGAACTGGCGCAGACGGCGGTCCGGCTGGCCCCGGAGGAGCCGGGGGCGTACGAGGGGCTGTGGAAGGCGGCGCTGCTCAACGGGGCCTTCGACGTGCGGGACCATGCGATCCGCGAGACGCTGCGGCTCGACCCGACGAGTGCCTGGGCGCTGCGTGAGCTCGCCGAGAAGCAGGCCGCCGCGCCCGGCACGGGGCCCAAGCGGCGGGCGGAGGTGTACGCGTCCGCGCTGGCCGCCGCCCCCGATTCCAACAGCTTGCGCATGGGGCTGGACCGGGCCGTGTTCCAGATGCTGCGCGGCACCCGGTGGCTCGCCGTGCTCAGTCTGGTGCTGGCGGGTGCGGCGATCGATCTGTTCCCGTCCGACGGGGACGGACCCGAGCTGCCGCTGCCGATCGGTACCCGGCTGTACGTTCTGGCGCTGATCGCGCTGGTCTGGGCGTTCGGCGCGTGGCGGCGCTACCGGAAGCTGCGCGCGGGGGTGCAGCTGAGTGTCCGGTCGCTGTTGCGGCGGATGTTCTGGGCGCGGCTGGTGCTGGTACAGGCGGTGGTGGGGACGCTGTGCGCGGTGGCCGTCGTGGCGGTGCCGTGGACGGACCGGGGTGTTCCGCAGGTGGTGTTCTGGCTGGGGCTCGGGCCGACGCTGCTGACGATCTGGTTCGACCGTCCGCGCACGCGGTAG
- a CDS encoding ABC transporter permease yields the protein MSAVPVAPHHASAEPGSPDQRFALLLDPPPSRTGWRVVPARVTAMCVVEMQKLRHDRTEIYTRAVQPALWLLIFGVTFSRIHAIPTGGVPYLDFLAPGIIAQSAMFIAIFYGIMIIWERDSGVLTKLMVTPTPRTALVTGKAFAAGVKAVIQAAVVIVIAALIGVGMTWNPLRLLGVVVVVVLASAFFSCLSMSIAGIVLTRDRLMGIGQAITMPLFFASNALYPVALMPGWLQAISRVNPLSYQVDALRGLLIGTPAHLGLDFAILAFAALVGIVAAGSLLGRLAR from the coding sequence ATGTCCGCCGTACCCGTCGCACCGCATCACGCCTCGGCTGAACCCGGCTCCCCCGACCAGCGGTTCGCTCTCCTGCTGGACCCGCCGCCGTCCCGCACCGGCTGGCGCGTCGTCCCCGCGCGCGTCACCGCGATGTGCGTCGTGGAAATGCAGAAGCTGCGCCACGACCGCACCGAGATCTACACCCGTGCCGTGCAGCCGGCGCTCTGGCTGCTGATCTTCGGGGTGACGTTCTCCCGTATCCACGCCATCCCGACCGGCGGCGTCCCCTATCTCGACTTCCTGGCGCCCGGCATCATCGCCCAGTCCGCCATGTTCATCGCGATCTTCTACGGCATCATGATCATCTGGGAGCGGGACTCGGGGGTCCTCACCAAACTCATGGTCACACCGACGCCCCGGACCGCTCTGGTGACCGGCAAGGCCTTCGCCGCCGGGGTGAAGGCCGTGATCCAGGCGGCGGTCGTCATCGTGATCGCCGCGCTGATCGGTGTCGGCATGACCTGGAACCCGTTGCGCCTGCTCGGCGTGGTGGTGGTCGTCGTCCTCGCCTCGGCGTTCTTCTCCTGCCTGTCGATGTCGATCGCCGGCATCGTCCTGACCCGCGACCGGCTGATGGGCATCGGCCAGGCCATCACCATGCCGCTGTTCTTCGCGTCCAACGCGCTGTACCCGGTCGCCCTGATGCCGGGCTGGCTCCAGGCCATCAGCAGGGTGAACCCGCTGAGCTACCAGGTCGACGCCCTGCGCGGGCTGCTCATCGGTACGCCGGCCCACCTGGGGCTCGACTTCGCGATACTCGCCTTCGCCGCGCTCGTCGGCATCGTCGCCGCAGGTTCGCTCCTGGGCCGGCTGGCCCGCTGA
- a CDS encoding ABC transporter ATP-binding protein, whose translation MARRGGAPVTPALSCTGLTYSFGTSKAVDGLDLLVRPGEVFGLLGPNGAGKTTTMRAITTLLPVPSGVIEVFGHDAARQKMAVRRLLGYVPQQLSADAGLTGRENVALFARVFDVPRRQRAARVAQALDAVGLGPQAHRLAATYSGGMVRRLELAQALVSAPRLMILDEPTIGLDPIARDSVWDRITEIRTGTGMTVLVTTHSMDEADQRCDRLALMHLGRLRALGTPAELKAELIEHRRESGETALPPPTLEDVFRYHSGSGLDDPGSGSGSGSGSGPGSGSDEGKGAFRDVRRTRRTASRLG comes from the coding sequence ATTGCGCGAAGGGGAGGAGCCCCCGTGACCCCCGCTCTCAGCTGCACCGGTCTGACCTACTCCTTCGGCACGTCGAAAGCCGTCGACGGGCTGGACCTGCTGGTCCGCCCCGGCGAGGTCTTCGGCCTGCTCGGGCCCAACGGCGCGGGCAAGACGACCACCATGCGCGCGATCACCACCTTGCTGCCCGTGCCGTCCGGTGTCATCGAGGTGTTCGGCCATGACGCGGCGCGGCAGAAGATGGCCGTACGGCGCCTGCTCGGTTACGTACCGCAGCAACTGTCGGCCGACGCCGGCCTCACCGGCCGGGAGAACGTCGCCCTCTTCGCCCGCGTCTTCGACGTGCCCCGCCGCCAGCGCGCGGCCCGCGTCGCACAGGCGCTGGACGCGGTCGGCCTCGGCCCCCAGGCGCACCGGCTCGCCGCCACCTACTCCGGCGGCATGGTGCGCCGCCTCGAACTGGCCCAGGCCCTGGTCAGCGCACCCCGCCTGATGATCCTGGACGAACCGACCATCGGCCTGGACCCGATCGCGCGCGACAGCGTCTGGGACCGCATCACCGAGATCCGGACCGGCACCGGGATGACCGTGCTGGTCACCACCCACTCCATGGACGAGGCCGATCAGCGCTGCGACCGGCTGGCCCTCATGCACCTCGGCAGGCTCCGCGCGCTCGGCACGCCCGCCGAGCTCAAGGCCGAACTGATCGAGCACCGCCGGGAGTCCGGCGAGACCGCCCTGCCGCCGCCGACGCTGGAGGACGTCTTCCGGTACCACTCCGGAAGCGGCCTGGACGACCCCGGCTCCGGCTCCGGCTCGGGCTCGGGCTCGGGCCCCGGCTCAGGTTCCGATGAAGGGAAGGGAGCGTTCCGCGATGTCCGCCGTACCCGTCGCACCGCATCACGCCTCGGCTGA
- a CDS encoding MarR family winged helix-turn-helix transcriptional regulator, with translation MAAGDLPDELAGLLPRIQRLARRRLWSGLPPPRLRGAHAELLRLVDAEPGIRVSAAAHDLCLAANSVSTLVNHLVTQGLLRRESDPGDGRAALLYPTPAGVARLREWRARRDALFREHVAKLDAADRAALTAALPSLRRLGDSLREGEEPP, from the coding sequence ATGGCGGCAGGTGACCTACCTGATGAGCTCGCCGGACTTCTGCCCCGCATCCAGAGGCTCGCCCGGCGACGGCTGTGGAGCGGGTTGCCCCCACCCAGGCTGCGTGGGGCGCACGCCGAACTGCTCCGTCTCGTCGACGCCGAACCCGGCATCCGGGTCTCCGCCGCCGCGCACGACCTCTGCCTCGCGGCCAACTCCGTCAGCACCCTGGTCAATCACCTGGTCACGCAAGGACTGTTGCGACGGGAGAGCGACCCCGGTGACGGGCGTGCCGCGCTGCTGTACCCGACCCCCGCAGGCGTCGCGCGGCTGCGCGAGTGGCGTGCCCGGCGCGACGCGCTCTTCCGTGAACACGTCGCGAAGCTCGACGCGGCCGACCGGGCCGCGCTGACCGCCGCGCTTCCGTCACTGCGCAGACTCGGCGACTCATTGCGCGAAGGGGAGGAGCCCCCGTGA
- a CDS encoding helix-turn-helix domain-containing protein — protein sequence MLEVLGVDPESETVYAALLDGQAVAADELARTIGFPPTRVRAALRRLQSCGLVGRHHGPPATYVAIDPEVALDALLLGRQEQLHKARVRAGEFTERFRRAAADRDPAEVIEIITGAEAVQQRGHQVIRSAQQQLRVFDKPPYHADSELDPNQAELDLLARGVSVRGLYDAESIDMPGRVHLLRMWAAAGEQARVLADVPAKMALADDRLALLPLRPGSGPDPSPSFVVLRRSAILDALAALFEALWAVAQPLRLDGVESEDPHALSAEDQLLVSLLTAGLPDEAIARQAGVSYRTLQRRLHALMERADAHTRFQLGIYAAAHGWVNGAAPGELTADE from the coding sequence ATGCTTGAGGTGTTGGGCGTCGACCCCGAATCCGAGACCGTGTATGCCGCGCTGCTCGACGGGCAGGCCGTGGCCGCGGACGAACTGGCACGCACCATCGGGTTCCCACCGACCCGGGTGCGCGCGGCGCTGCGTCGGCTCCAGTCGTGCGGGCTCGTCGGCCGCCACCACGGGCCTCCGGCCACCTACGTCGCCATCGATCCGGAAGTCGCCCTGGACGCACTGCTGTTGGGGCGACAGGAGCAGCTGCACAAGGCGAGGGTCCGGGCCGGGGAGTTCACCGAGCGTTTCCGTCGGGCGGCGGCCGACCGGGACCCGGCCGAGGTCATCGAGATCATCACAGGCGCGGAGGCCGTGCAGCAGCGGGGCCACCAAGTGATCCGCAGCGCACAGCAACAGCTGCGCGTCTTCGACAAACCGCCCTACCACGCCGACAGTGAACTAGACCCGAACCAGGCCGAACTCGACCTGCTCGCCCGTGGGGTGTCCGTCCGGGGCCTGTACGACGCGGAGAGCATCGACATGCCCGGCCGGGTGCATCTGCTGCGCATGTGGGCGGCGGCGGGCGAACAGGCCCGGGTGCTGGCCGACGTCCCCGCCAAGATGGCTCTCGCCGACGACCGGCTGGCGCTCCTGCCGCTGCGTCCCGGCTCGGGCCCGGACCCGAGCCCATCCTTCGTCGTCCTGCGCCGGTCGGCGATCCTCGACGCGCTGGCGGCGCTCTTCGAAGCACTGTGGGCGGTCGCCCAGCCGCTACGCCTGGACGGTGTGGAGAGCGAGGACCCGCACGCCCTGTCGGCGGAGGACCAGTTGCTGGTCAGCCTGCTGACCGCGGGCCTGCCGGACGAGGCCATCGCCCGCCAGGCCGGCGTCAGTTACCGCACGTTGCAGCGCCGACTGCACGCGCTGATGGAACGGGCCGACGCGCACACCCGGTTCCAGCTGGGCATCTACGCGGCAGCCCACGGCTGGGTGAACGGAGCAGCCCCCGGGGAACTCACCGCCGACGAATAG
- a CDS encoding cupin domain-containing protein, producing the protein MISTPRVLAVLDDLLAIAAPDRRGALWQLAEQGRELDANLVRLPPGAEVGEHQEDVLDVLLVVIAGSGRVARGAEVLELAPTTVLWLPRTSRRALAAGPDGLAYLTVHRRRPGLTVKPSVEVPAAHEGGEGPCMLDRVCPGCGRLSADPAPVFCSRCGERFPER; encoded by the coding sequence GTGATTTCCACCCCACGGGTCCTGGCCGTACTCGACGATCTGCTCGCCATCGCAGCCCCCGACCGGCGCGGTGCACTCTGGCAACTGGCCGAACAGGGGCGGGAGCTGGACGCCAACCTGGTGCGTCTGCCGCCGGGCGCCGAGGTCGGTGAGCATCAGGAGGACGTCCTCGACGTGCTCCTCGTCGTCATCGCGGGAAGCGGCCGGGTGGCCAGGGGCGCAGAGGTCCTGGAGCTCGCCCCCACCACGGTCCTCTGGCTGCCCCGCACCTCCCGCCGCGCCCTCGCGGCCGGACCGGACGGCCTGGCGTACCTCACCGTCCACCGCCGCCGTCCGGGCCTGACCGTCAAGCCCTCGGTCGAGGTCCCGGCGGCGCACGAAGGCGGCGAGGGGCCCTGCATGCTGGACCGGGTCTGTCCCGGCTGCGGCCGCCTCTCGGCCGATCCGGCGCCGGTGTTCTGCAGCAGGTGCGGGGAGCGGTTCCCGGAGCGGTGA